From the genome of Nicotiana sylvestris chromosome 2, ASM39365v2, whole genome shotgun sequence, one region includes:
- the LOC104236361 gene encoding sulfite exporter TauE/SafE family protein 3-like, with protein MVFNMANEEVKQRVKALLITAVWIICWGLFTISDVGNAERLLKTEEPTYVVEKEMRQGFALRLLRFLWNGKSTYEHVWPEMKFGWKIIVGSIVGFFGAALGSVGGVGGGGIFVPMLTLIIGFDPKSSTAISKCMIMGAAGSTVYYNMRLRHPSLDMPIIDYDLALLLQPMLMLGISIGVAFNVIFADWMVTVLLIILFVGTSSKALFKGIETWKKETLMKKEAAKQLESEFKPSESEGEYRPLPTGPLANVDDTVPMLRNVYWKELGLLMFVWVAFLAIQIVKTYTVTCSIEYWILNFLQIPVAVSVSLYEAVCLYKGTRVIASKGKEITSWKPHLLFFYCCCGIVAGIVGGLLGLGGGFILGPLFLELGIPPQVASATSTFSMTFSSSMSVVQYYLLKRFPVPYAAYFVSVATIAALVGQHVVRRVIALLGRASIIIFILAMTIFVSAISLGGVGIANMIEKLENKDYMGFDNLCYQS; from the exons ATGGTTTTCAACATGGCTAATGAGGAGGTAAAACAGAGAGTGAAGGCGTTGCTCATAACGGCAGTTTGGATAATATGCTGGGGATTATTCACTATAAGTGATGTAGGCAATGCAGAAAGGCTTCTGAAAACTGAAGAGCCAACTTACGTTGTAGAGAAAGAGATGAGACAAGGTTTTGCATTACGGCTTCTGCGTTTCCTGTGGAATGGCAAGTCCACTTATGAGCACGTCTGGCCG GAGATGAAGTTTGGATGGAAAATAATAGTAGGATCGATTGTCGGGTTTTTTGGTGCAGCCTTGGGAAGCGTTGGTGGGGTTGGAGGCGGCGGAATCTTTGTTCCAATGCTAACCCTTATTATTGGCTTCGACCCAAAGTCATCTACAGCTATTTCCAAAT GCATGATAATGGGAGCAGCTGGATCAACTGTGTACTACAACATGAGGCTGAGGCACCCATCTCTAGACATGCCCATAATAGACTATGATTTGGCCTTGCTCTTACAACCTATGCTTATGCTTGGTATTAGCATTGGGGTCGCTTTCAATGTCATCTTTGCTGATTGGATGGTCACTGTTCTTCTTATCATTCTCTTTGTTG GTACCTCGTCAAAGGCATTGTTCAAGGGAATTGAGACATGGAAGAAGGAAACATTAATGAAAAAG GAAGCAGCCAAGCAGTTGGAGTCAGAGTTCAAGCCAAGTG AGTCCGAAGGCGAATACAGGCCACTTCCCACTGGTCCATTAGCTAATGTAGATGACACT GTTCCCATGCTTCGCAATGTTTACTGGAAAGAACTGGGACTTCTAATGTTTGTGTGGGTAGCTTTCCTTGCAATTCAAATTGTGAAG ACCTACACCGTGACATGCTCCATCGAGTACTGGATTTTAAACTTCTTGCAG ATACCTGTTGCTGTTTCTGTATCACTTTATGAAGCAGTATGTCTGTACAAGGGTACAAGGGTGATTGCATCGAAAGGAAAGGAAATAACAAGTTGGAAGCCCCATCTGCTCTTCTTTTACTGTTGTTGTGGCATAGTTGCTGGTATTGTTGGAGGTTTGCTTGGTCTAGGAGGTGGCTTTATCCTAGGACCTCTTTTCCTAGAACTCGGAATTCCTCCTCAG GTAGCAAGTGCAACATCAACCTTTTCAATGACATTCTCATCCTCCATGTCAGTTGTGCAATATTACCTTTTGAAGCGTTTCCCTGTCCCATACG CTGCTTATTTCGTTTCTGTGGCAACAATTGCTGCACTTGTTGGTCAGCACGTTGTTAGAAGAGTAATTGCTCTACTTGGAAGGGCCTCTATTATCATTTTCATACTGGCTATGACAATATTTGTCAGTGCTATCAGCttag GTGGTGTGGGGATAGCAAATATGATTGAGAAGCTGGAGAACAAAGATTATATGGGATTTGACAACCTCTGTTACCAATCCTAG